In Rhodoferax koreense, a genomic segment contains:
- a CDS encoding bifunctional aconitate hydratase 2/2-methylisocitrate dehydratase yields MLQAYLAHVAERAALGIPPLPLTAKQTSEAIELLKTADAKDGAFLLELLTHRVPAGVDDAAKVKASYLAAVAHGTEKSQYLSRARATELLGTMLGGYNISPLVDLLDDAEVGTVAAEGLKKTLLMFDQFHDVKEKADNGNANAKSVLQSWADAEWFTSRPEVPQSITVSIFKVAGEINTDDLSPAPDATTRPDIPMHALAMHKNARPGIVPEEDGKRGPVKFIEDLRARGHLVAYAGDVVGTGSSRKSATNSVLWFTGEDIPFVPNKRFGGVCLGGKIAPIFYNTMEDSGALPIELDVSQMEMGDVVELRPYDGKALKDGKVIAEFQVKSDVLFDEVRAGGRIPLIIGRGLTAKAREALGLPVSTLFRLPTSPVDTKKGFSLAQKMVGRACGLPEGQGVRPGTYCEPKMTSVGSQDTTGPMTRDELKDLACLGFSADLVMQSFCHTAAYPKKVDVKMHHELPDFMANRGGVSLRPGDGVIHSWLNRLLTPDTVGTGGDSHTRFPIGISFPAGSGLVAFAAATGVMPLDMPESVLVRFKGKMQPGVTLRDLVNAIPLYAIKDGLLTVAKQGKKNIFSGRILEIEGLPDLKVEQAFELSDASAERSAAGCTVHLNKEPIIEYINSNITLMKWMIAEGYADARTLQRRIAAQEAWLKDPQLLKGDADAEYAAVIEIDLADIHEPIVACPNDPDDVKTLSDVAGAKIDEVFIGSCMTNIGHFRAASKLLEGKRDIPVKLWIAPPTKMDAHQLTEEGHYGVFGNAGARTEMPGCSLCMGNQAQVREGATVMSTSTRNFPNRLGKNTFVYLGSAELAAICSRLGRIPTREEYMASVGVLDASSGQIYQYLNFDKLEEYKSVADGVAA; encoded by the coding sequence ATGTTGCAAGCCTATCTCGCCCATGTCGCCGAACGCGCCGCGCTCGGCATTCCACCCCTGCCGCTGACCGCCAAGCAGACTTCGGAGGCCATCGAGCTGCTGAAGACGGCCGACGCCAAGGATGGCGCCTTCCTGCTGGAGTTGCTGACGCACCGCGTGCCCGCGGGCGTGGACGATGCGGCCAAGGTCAAGGCGAGCTACCTGGCCGCTGTCGCCCATGGCACGGAAAAGAGCCAGTACCTCTCGCGCGCACGCGCCACCGAACTGCTGGGCACCATGCTCGGCGGCTACAACATCAGCCCGCTGGTCGATCTGCTCGACGACGCCGAAGTCGGCACCGTCGCCGCCGAAGGCCTGAAGAAAACCCTGCTGATGTTCGACCAGTTCCACGACGTCAAGGAAAAGGCCGACAACGGCAACGCCAATGCCAAGAGCGTGCTGCAGAGCTGGGCCGATGCCGAATGGTTCACCAGCCGTCCGGAAGTGCCGCAAAGCATCACCGTCAGCATCTTCAAGGTGGCCGGCGAGATCAACACCGATGACCTGTCCCCCGCGCCCGACGCGACGACGCGTCCCGACATCCCGATGCACGCGCTGGCGATGCACAAGAATGCGCGCCCCGGCATCGTGCCCGAGGAGGACGGCAAGCGCGGCCCGGTGAAGTTCATCGAAGACCTGCGCGCGCGCGGCCATCTGGTGGCCTACGCCGGCGACGTGGTCGGCACCGGTTCCAGCCGCAAGAGCGCCACCAACTCGGTGCTGTGGTTCACCGGCGAAGACATCCCCTTCGTGCCGAACAAGCGTTTCGGCGGCGTCTGCCTCGGCGGCAAGATCGCGCCGATCTTCTACAACACCATGGAAGACTCGGGCGCGCTGCCGATCGAGCTCGACGTGAGCCAGATGGAGATGGGCGACGTGGTCGAACTGCGCCCCTACGACGGCAAGGCCCTGAAAGACGGCAAGGTCATCGCCGAGTTCCAGGTCAAGAGCGACGTGCTGTTCGACGAAGTGCGCGCCGGTGGCCGCATTCCGCTGATCATCGGCCGCGGCCTCACGGCCAAGGCGCGCGAGGCACTCGGCCTGCCCGTGTCGACGCTGTTCCGCCTGCCCACCAGCCCGGTGGACACCAAGAAGGGCTTCTCGCTCGCGCAGAAGATGGTCGGCCGCGCCTGCGGCCTGCCCGAAGGCCAGGGTGTGCGCCCAGGCACCTACTGCGAACCCAAGATGACTTCGGTCGGTTCGCAGGACACCACCGGCCCGATGACCCGCGACGAACTCAAGGACCTGGCCTGCCTCGGCTTCAGCGCCGACCTGGTGATGCAGTCCTTCTGCCACACCGCGGCCTACCCGAAGAAGGTGGACGTGAAGATGCACCACGAGTTGCCCGACTTCATGGCCAACCGCGGCGGCGTTTCGCTGCGCCCTGGCGACGGCGTGATCCACAGCTGGCTCAACCGCCTGCTCACGCCCGACACCGTGGGCACCGGCGGCGACAGCCACACGCGCTTCCCGATCGGCATCAGCTTCCCCGCGGGCTCCGGCCTGGTGGCCTTCGCGGCCGCCACCGGCGTGATGCCGCTGGACATGCCTGAATCCGTGCTGGTGCGCTTCAAGGGCAAGATGCAGCCCGGCGTCACGCTGCGCGACCTGGTCAACGCGATCCCGCTGTACGCCATCAAGGACGGCTTGCTGACGGTGGCCAAGCAGGGCAAGAAGAACATCTTCTCGGGCCGCATCCTGGAAATCGAAGGCCTGCCGGACCTGAAGGTCGAACAGGCCTTCGAATTGAGCGACGCTTCGGCCGAACGCTCGGCCGCCGGCTGCACGGTGCACCTGAACAAGGAGCCGATCATCGAATACATCAACAGCAACATCACGCTGATGAAGTGGATGATCGCCGAAGGCTACGCCGATGCGCGCACGCTGCAGCGCCGCATCGCCGCGCAGGAAGCCTGGCTCAAGGACCCGCAACTGCTCAAGGGTGACGCCGACGCCGAATACGCGGCCGTGATCGAGATCGACCTGGCCGACATCCACGAGCCGATCGTGGCCTGCCCGAACGACCCGGACGACGTGAAGACGCTGTCCGACGTGGCCGGCGCCAAGATCGACGAGGTCTTCATCGGTTCGTGCATGACCAACATCGGCCACTTCCGCGCGGCCTCCAAGCTGCTCGAAGGCAAGCGCGACATCCCGGTCAAGCTGTGGATCGCGCCGCCGACCAAGATGGATGCGCACCAGCTCACCGAAGAAGGCCATTACGGCGTGTTCGGCAACGCCGGTGCCCGTACCGAGATGCCGGGCTGCTCGCTGTGCATGGGCAACCAGGCGCAGGTGCGCGAAGGCGCGACGGTGATGTCGACCTCCACCCGCAACTTCCCGAACCGGCTGGGCAAGAACACCTTCGTCTACCTCGGCAGCGCCGAACTGGCCGCGATCTGCTCGCGCCTGGGCCGCATCCCGACCAGGGAAGAGTACATGGCCAGCGTGGGCGTGCTTGATGCGTCCAGCGGCCAGATCTACCAGTACCTGAACTTCGACAAGCTCGAGGAATACAAGTCGGTCGCCGACGGCGTGGCTGCCTGA
- a CDS encoding PhoH family protein, translated as MPLPPAPTKRAASLAREDYDAPVRTASKPGRSKKTRVDDAAQDEKPVARLLPAEQIETRAPVLAKEPPAPAEVVTARAVTPANDDAASRDRGALLREPAPKRKAAPKPAGPAKLFVLDTNVLMHDPMCLFRFEEHDIFLPMIVLEELDSHKKGMTEVARNARQTSRTLDALAAAKEQDIATGLPLDATGHREAQGKLFFQTQVLDYKLPISLPQGKADNQILGVVEALRQQHAPREVVLVSKDINMRVKARALGLGAEDYQNDKALEDGEFLYSGALALPPDFWSKNGKTVESWQQGLHTFYRITGPIVPELLINQFVYFEAPGEPSLYARVTEIRAKTAVLKTLKDYNHLKHAVWGVTTRNREQNFAMNLLLDPEVDFVTLTGNAGTGKTLMALASGLTQVLDDRRYTEIIMTRATVSVGEDIGFLPGTEEEKMGPWMGALDDNLEVLAKTETSAGEWGRAATNELIRSRIKIKSMNFMRGRTFLNKYVIIDEAQNLTPKQMKTLITRAGPGTKIVCMGNLQQIDTPYLTEGSSGLTFAVDKFKGWPHSGHITLARGERSRLADFASEVL; from the coding sequence ATGCCATTGCCTCCCGCCCCTACCAAGCGCGCCGCGTCCCTGGCCCGCGAAGACTACGACGCACCGGTTCGCACGGCCAGCAAACCCGGCCGCAGCAAAAAGACCCGCGTCGACGATGCGGCGCAGGATGAAAAACCGGTCGCCCGGCTGTTGCCGGCCGAGCAGATCGAAACGCGCGCACCGGTGCTGGCCAAGGAACCGCCCGCGCCCGCCGAAGTCGTCACCGCCCGCGCCGTCACGCCGGCCAACGACGACGCGGCCAGCCGCGACCGCGGTGCCCTGCTGCGCGAGCCCGCGCCCAAACGCAAGGCCGCGCCGAAGCCGGCGGGCCCGGCCAAGCTGTTCGTGCTCGACACCAATGTGCTGATGCACGACCCGATGTGCCTGTTCCGCTTCGAGGAACACGACATCTTCCTGCCGATGATCGTGCTGGAAGAACTCGACAGCCACAAGAAGGGCATGACCGAGGTCGCACGCAACGCCCGCCAGACCAGCCGCACGCTGGACGCACTGGCCGCGGCGAAGGAACAGGACATCGCCACCGGCCTGCCGCTGGACGCCACCGGCCACCGCGAAGCCCAGGGCAAGCTGTTCTTCCAGACGCAGGTGCTCGACTACAAGCTGCCGATCAGCCTGCCGCAGGGCAAGGCGGACAACCAGATCCTCGGCGTGGTGGAAGCCCTGCGCCAGCAGCATGCGCCGCGCGAGGTGGTGCTGGTGTCGAAGGACATCAACATGCGCGTCAAGGCGCGCGCGCTCGGCCTGGGCGCCGAGGACTACCAGAACGACAAGGCGCTCGAGGACGGTGAATTCCTGTACTCGGGTGCCCTCGCCCTTCCGCCCGATTTCTGGAGCAAGAACGGCAAGACGGTGGAGAGCTGGCAGCAGGGCCTGCACACCTTCTACCGCATCACCGGCCCGATCGTGCCCGAACTCCTGATCAACCAGTTCGTCTACTTCGAGGCGCCAGGCGAGCCCAGCCTGTACGCGCGCGTCACCGAAATCCGCGCCAAGACCGCGGTGCTCAAGACGCTCAAGGACTACAACCACCTGAAGCATGCGGTGTGGGGCGTGACCACGCGCAACCGCGAGCAGAACTTCGCCATGAACCTGCTGCTCGACCCCGAGGTCGACTTCGTCACGCTGACCGGCAATGCCGGCACCGGCAAGACCTTGATGGCGCTCGCCTCCGGCCTGACGCAGGTGCTCGACGACCGCCGCTACACCGAGATCATCATGACGCGCGCCACCGTGAGTGTGGGCGAGGACATCGGCTTCCTGCCCGGCACCGAAGAGGAAAAGATGGGTCCGTGGATGGGCGCGCTCGACGACAACCTCGAAGTCCTGGCCAAGACCGAGACCAGCGCCGGCGAATGGGGCCGCGCGGCCACCAACGAGCTGATCCGTTCGCGCATCAAGATCAAGAGCATGAACTTCATGCGCGGGCGTACCTTCCTCAACAAGTACGTCATCATCGACGAGGCACAGAACCTGACGCCCAAGCAGATGAAGACGCTGATCACGCGCGCGGGGCCAGGCACCAAGATCGTCTGCATGGGCAACCTGCAGCAGATCGATACGCCCTACCTGACCGAGGGCTCGTCCGGCCTCACGTTCGCGGTCGACAAGTTCAAGGGCTGGCCGCACAGCGGTCACATCACCCTGGCGCGCGGTGAACGTTCACGCCTGGCCGATTTCGCCAGTGAAGTGCTTTGA
- a CDS encoding HpcH/HpaI aldolase/citrate lyase family protein — MRPHPRQVLLGAQAGSGFLPVCDHYSGVEARMRKSLQLQAEMTEEFGACVFDVTLDCEDGAPVGGEPEHAALVVALALAAADNARVGVRVHPVDHPSFEADIATIAGQAGHRLTHIMLPKVESVRDVIQAEKALQRASAGHLPLQVLIESPAAVHRAFEIAAQPRVQSLSFGLMDFVSAHGGAIPSDAMGAKGQFVHPLVVRAKLEIASACHAHGKVPSHCVVTEFNDTAAMQAAATRAAREFGFTRMWSIHPNQIRPILAAFAPAEAEIEAASSIIAAAVEANWAPISFGAQLHDRASYRYFWQVLERAHQTGRALPPEMQSYFQAVRPVSSPSTPTTSIP, encoded by the coding sequence ATGCGTCCACATCCACGCCAAGTTCTGCTCGGGGCCCAGGCTGGCAGCGGTTTTCTGCCGGTCTGCGACCACTACAGCGGCGTGGAGGCGCGCATGCGCAAGAGCCTGCAGCTGCAGGCTGAAATGACCGAGGAGTTCGGCGCCTGCGTCTTCGACGTGACGCTGGACTGCGAGGACGGCGCGCCCGTCGGCGGCGAGCCCGAGCATGCCGCGCTGGTGGTTGCGCTGGCGCTGGCCGCGGCCGACAACGCCCGCGTCGGCGTGCGGGTCCATCCTGTCGACCACCCTTCGTTCGAGGCCGACATCGCCACCATCGCGGGCCAGGCGGGCCATCGGCTGACGCACATCATGCTGCCCAAGGTCGAGTCGGTGCGCGACGTGATTCAGGCCGAAAAAGCCCTGCAGCGCGCATCCGCCGGGCATCTGCCGCTACAAGTTTTGATAGAGTCGCCGGCCGCGGTACACCGCGCCTTCGAGATCGCCGCGCAGCCGCGCGTGCAGTCGCTGAGCTTCGGGCTCATGGATTTCGTCTCGGCGCACGGCGGCGCGATTCCTTCCGACGCCATGGGTGCCAAGGGGCAGTTCGTGCATCCGCTGGTCGTGCGCGCCAAACTCGAGATCGCCTCGGCCTGCCACGCCCACGGCAAGGTGCCGTCGCACTGCGTGGTCACCGAATTCAACGATACCGCCGCCATGCAGGCCGCGGCCACGCGCGCGGCGCGCGAATTCGGCTTCACCCGCATGTGGAGCATCCACCCCAACCAGATCCGGCCCATCCTTGCCGCCTTCGCACCTGCCGAAGCCGAGATCGAAGCCGCTTCAAGCATCATCGCTGCCGCCGTCGAGGCGAACTGGGCGCCGATCTCTTTCGGAGCCCAATTGCACGACCGCGCCAGCTACCGCTATTTCTGGCAGGTGCTCGAGCGTGCCCACCAGACGGGGCGCGCTCTGCCGCCCGAAATGCAGTCCTATTTCCAGGCCGTCCGGCCTGTTTCCTCCCCATCAACCCCAACGACGTCCATCCCATGA
- a CDS encoding Mth938-like domain-containing protein, whose protein sequence is MKLQPDKFDVQAITGYGPGWVALQNERIAHSVILGSRGERVDWHCPSFEDLTPGHFEILAGLKPELVIFGSGDRIRFPQPAWLQALIAQRLGLETMDTRAACRTYNILAQEGRHVVVALLLEPVA, encoded by the coding sequence ATGAAACTCCAACCCGACAAATTCGACGTCCAGGCCATCACGGGCTACGGCCCGGGCTGGGTCGCCCTGCAGAACGAGCGCATCGCGCACAGCGTGATCCTCGGCTCGCGCGGCGAACGGGTGGACTGGCACTGCCCGTCGTTCGAAGACCTGACGCCCGGGCATTTCGAGATCCTGGCCGGGCTCAAACCCGAACTGGTGATCTTCGGCAGCGGCGACCGCATCCGCTTTCCGCAGCCGGCATGGCTGCAGGCACTGATCGCCCAACGCCTCGGCCTGGAGACCATGGACACGCGCGCAGCCTGCCGCACCTACAACATCCTGGCACAGGAAGGCCGCCACGTGGTTGTGGCTTTGCTGCTCGAGCCGGTGGCCTGA
- a CDS encoding pyridoxamine 5'-phosphate oxidase family protein has protein sequence MSATTSDHDKLFDLIKDTRFGMLTHRHDDGQLHSHPLTTQNKKADEAATLYFFVPKNGDIVRHVATDPSVNVAYANTDADSYVSVSGQASVLEDQAKKEELFNPMAKAWFPAGPTDPNLALLAVRILEAEYWDVDDSKMVQLFKMAKAAVTGEPPQNLGEHKKLNIA, from the coding sequence ATGAGCGCCACCACATCCGACCACGACAAGCTTTTCGACCTGATCAAGGACACCCGTTTCGGCATGCTGACGCACCGCCATGACGACGGCCAGCTGCACAGCCATCCGCTGACCACGCAGAACAAGAAGGCCGACGAAGCCGCGACGCTGTATTTCTTCGTGCCGAAGAACGGCGACATCGTGCGCCACGTGGCAACGGACCCGAGTGTGAACGTGGCCTACGCTAATACGGACGCGGACAGCTATGTCTCGGTGTCCGGCCAGGCCAGTGTGCTGGAAGACCAGGCCAAGAAGGAAGAACTTTTCAACCCCATGGCCAAGGCCTGGTTTCCGGCGGGCCCGACCGACCCGAATCTGGCGCTGCTGGCCGTGCGGATCCTCGAAGCGGAATACTGGGACGTCGATGACAGCAAGATGGTGCAGTTGTTCAAGATGGCCAAGGCCGCCGTCACCGGCGAGCCGCCGCAGAATCTCGGCGAACACAAGAAGCTCAACATCGCCTGA
- a CDS encoding peroxiredoxin, whose amino-acid sequence MAIVVNKPIPEFEANATGGIKVSNTSHLGKVVVLYFYPKDNTPGCTTEAMQFRDKHKEFVKAGATVFGVSRDNMKSHDEFKTKLELPFELIADTEEKMCHMFGVVKNKIMYGKKVKGIERSTFLIGADGLLKNEWRGLKVPGHVDDVLQAVKDLKKAV is encoded by the coding sequence ATGGCGATCGTTGTCAATAAACCCATCCCCGAATTTGAAGCCAACGCCACTGGCGGAATCAAGGTCTCGAATACTTCCCATCTCGGCAAAGTCGTCGTCCTGTATTTTTACCCCAAAGACAATACGCCAGGCTGCACCACCGAAGCCATGCAGTTCCGCGACAAGCACAAGGAATTCGTGAAGGCGGGTGCCACCGTGTTCGGCGTCTCGCGCGACAACATGAAGTCGCACGACGAATTCAAGACCAAGCTCGAGCTGCCGTTCGAACTCATCGCCGACACCGAAGAGAAGATGTGCCACATGTTCGGCGTGGTCAAGAACAAGATCATGTACGGCAAGAAGGTCAAGGGCATCGAGCGCAGCACCTTCCTGATCGGCGCCGATGGCCTGCTCAAGAACGAATGGCGCGGACTGAAGGTGCCGGGCCACGTGGACGACGTGCTGCAGGCCGTGAAGGACCTCAAGAAGGCCGTCTGA
- a CDS encoding antibiotic biosynthesis monooxygenase family protein — protein MILEIADIRIKPGQQAAFDEAIQRALSTVMGKVKGALSYSVHKGVESPERYVLQIAWTSIEAHNVGFRESPAFGEWRAIIGPFFASPPVVEHFDLLVKS, from the coding sequence ATGATTCTGGAAATCGCGGACATCCGCATCAAGCCGGGCCAGCAGGCCGCATTCGACGAAGCAATCCAGCGCGCGCTGTCGACCGTGATGGGCAAGGTGAAGGGCGCGCTGTCGTATTCGGTGCACAAGGGCGTGGAATCGCCGGAGCGCTACGTCCTGCAGATCGCCTGGACCTCCATCGAGGCCCACAACGTCGGTTTTCGCGAATCTCCTGCCTTCGGCGAATGGCGGGCCATCATCGGGCCCTTCTTCGCGAGCCCGCCGGTGGTGGAGCATTTCGACTTGCTGGTCAAGTCCTGA
- a CDS encoding pyridoxal phosphate-dependent aminotransferase yields MKTIQKSAKLASVCYDIRGPIMDAARQMEEEGQKIIKLNIGNLAVFGFDSPEEIQQDMIRNLPNSAGYSDSKGIFAARKAVMHETQKQGIAGVTLDDIYLGNGASELIVMATNALLNDGDELLLPAPDYPLWTAAVSLSGGTPVHYICDESNGWMPDLDDIRAKITPRTKGIVVINPNNPTGALYSDELLQSIVALARQHGLVIFADEVYDKVLYDGVKHTAIASLSDDVLTLTFNSLSKSYRSCGYRAGWLVVSGEKKPARDYIEGLNMLSNMRLCANVPGQWAIQTALGGYQSINDLVAPGGRLRRQRDLAYELITAIPGVSCVKPQAALYMFPKLDPKVYPIEDDRQFFLELLQETRVMLVQGTGFNWATPDHFRIVFLPHEDDLREAIGRIAKFLEHYRKRSA; encoded by the coding sequence ATGAAGACCATTCAAAAATCAGCCAAGCTGGCCAGCGTCTGTTACGACATCCGCGGCCCCATCATGGACGCCGCCCGCCAGATGGAGGAAGAGGGCCAGAAGATCATCAAGCTCAACATCGGCAACCTGGCGGTGTTCGGCTTCGATTCGCCCGAGGAAATCCAGCAGGACATGATCCGCAACCTGCCGAATTCGGCCGGTTATTCCGACAGCAAGGGCATCTTCGCGGCGCGCAAGGCGGTGATGCACGAGACGCAGAAACAGGGCATCGCCGGCGTCACGCTCGACGACATCTACCTCGGCAACGGTGCGAGCGAGCTCATCGTCATGGCCACCAATGCGCTGCTCAACGATGGCGACGAGCTGCTGCTGCCCGCGCCCGACTATCCGCTGTGGACCGCTGCCGTCAGCCTGTCCGGCGGCACGCCGGTGCACTACATCTGCGACGAGTCGAACGGCTGGATGCCCGATCTGGACGACATCCGCGCCAAGATCACGCCGCGTACCAAGGGCATCGTGGTTATCAACCCGAACAACCCGACCGGCGCGCTGTATTCCGACGAACTGCTCCAAAGCATCGTCGCCCTGGCGCGCCAGCACGGGCTGGTGATCTTCGCCGACGAGGTCTACGACAAGGTGCTGTACGACGGCGTGAAACACACCGCCATCGCCTCGCTCAGCGATGACGTGTTGACGCTGACCTTCAATTCCTTGAGCAAGAGCTACCGCTCCTGCGGCTACCGCGCCGGCTGGCTGGTCGTCTCCGGCGAGAAGAAGCCGGCGCGCGACTACATCGAGGGCCTGAACATGCTCTCGAACATGCGGCTGTGCGCCAACGTGCCCGGCCAGTGGGCGATCCAGACCGCGCTTGGCGGCTACCAGAGCATCAACGACCTGGTGGCGCCGGGCGGGCGCCTGCGCCGCCAGCGCGACCTGGCCTACGAACTCATCACCGCGATTCCCGGCGTGAGCTGCGTCAAGCCACAAGCGGCGCTGTACATGTTCCCGAAGCTCGATCCGAAGGTCTACCCGATCGAGGACGACCGGCAATTCTTCCTCGAGCTGCTGCAGGAAACCCGGGTGATGCTGGTGCAGGGCACGGGCTTCAACTGGGCCACGCCGGACCACTTCCGCATCGTGTTCCTGCCGCACGAGGACGACCTGCGCGAGGCCATCGGCCGCATCGCCAAGTTCCTCGAGCACTATCGTAAACGTAGCGCCTGA
- a CDS encoding malate dehydrogenase, with the protein MSKKPVRVAVTGAAGQIGYALLFRIASGEMLGKDQPVILQLLEVPVEGPQKALKGVMMELDDCAFPLLVGMEAHSDPMTAFKDVDYALLVGSRPRGPGMERAELLAVNGAIFTAQGKALNAVASRNVKVLVVGNPANTNAYIAMKSAPDLPRKNFTAMLRLDHNRAASQIAAKTGKPVADIEKLTVWGNHSPTMYADYRFATIKGESVAKMINDQEWNANTFLPTVGKRGAAIIEARGLSSAASAANAAIDHMRDWALGTNGKWVTMGIPSDGQYGIPKDVMFGFPVTCENGEYKVVEGLEIDAFSQERIDKTLKELTDEQAGVAHLL; encoded by the coding sequence ATGAGCAAAAAACCCGTTCGCGTGGCCGTTACCGGCGCCGCAGGTCAAATCGGCTACGCACTGCTGTTTCGCATCGCTTCCGGCGAAATGCTCGGCAAGGACCAGCCCGTCATCCTGCAACTGCTGGAAGTGCCTGTCGAAGGTCCGCAGAAGGCGCTCAAGGGCGTGATGATGGAGCTCGACGACTGCGCCTTCCCGCTGCTGGTGGGCATGGAAGCCCACAGCGACCCGATGACGGCGTTCAAGGACGTGGACTACGCGCTGCTGGTCGGCTCGCGCCCCCGTGGCCCGGGTATGGAACGCGCTGAGCTGTTGGCCGTCAACGGCGCCATCTTCACCGCGCAAGGCAAGGCGCTGAACGCCGTCGCCAGCCGCAACGTCAAGGTGCTGGTGGTCGGCAACCCCGCCAACACCAACGCCTACATCGCCATGAAGAGCGCACCCGACCTGCCACGCAAGAACTTCACCGCCATGCTGCGCCTGGACCACAACCGTGCCGCGAGCCAGATCGCCGCCAAGACCGGCAAGCCGGTGGCCGACATCGAGAAGCTCACCGTCTGGGGCAACCACTCGCCCACGATGTACGCCGACTACCGTTTCGCCACCATCAAGGGCGAGTCCGTCGCCAAGATGATCAACGACCAGGAATGGAACGCCAACACCTTCCTGCCGACGGTGGGCAAGCGCGGCGCGGCCATCATCGAGGCGCGTGGCCTGTCCTCCGCCGCATCGGCCGCCAACGCCGCCATCGACCACATGCGCGACTGGGCGCTGGGCACCAATGGCAAGTGGGTCACCATGGGCATCCCGTCGGACGGCCAGTACGGCATTCCGAAGGACGTGATGTTCGGCTTCCCCGTCACCTGTGAAAACGGCGAATACAAGGTCGTCGAAGGCCTCGAGATCGACGCTTTCAGCCAGGAACGCATCGACAAGACCCTGAAAGAGCTGACCGACGAACAAGCCGGCGTGGCGCACCTGCTCTAA
- a CDS encoding OmpA family protein yields the protein MVNFSNKARTSLLAVAGAAVLLSGCANMSETQKGAGIGAAGGAVAGALIGGNRTGAAIGAGVGALGGYIWSKHMQDKKVAMERATAGTGVDVVQTQDNQLKLNIPSDISFDTGRADIKPNLRPILDQFANGLRDQPNTEVRIIGHTDSTGSDAINNPLSMNRAVSARDYLASRGVDYTRIAVNGVGSREPIADNSTEAGRARNRRVEIYLAERAVSQR from the coding sequence ATGGTCAACTTTTCCAACAAGGCGCGTACTTCATTGCTGGCCGTTGCCGGCGCCGCGGTGCTGCTCAGCGGCTGTGCCAACATGAGCGAGACGCAGAAGGGTGCGGGCATCGGCGCGGCCGGCGGCGCCGTGGCGGGTGCGCTGATCGGCGGCAACCGTACCGGCGCGGCCATCGGCGCGGGTGTCGGTGCATTGGGCGGCTACATCTGGTCCAAGCACATGCAGGACAAGAAGGTGGCGATGGAACGCGCCACCGCCGGCACCGGCGTCGACGTGGTGCAGACGCAGGACAACCAGCTCAAGCTCAACATTCCGAGCGACATCTCGTTCGATACGGGGCGCGCCGACATCAAGCCGAACCTGCGGCCCATCCTCGATCAGTTCGCCAACGGCCTGCGCGACCAGCCCAACACCGAGGTGCGCATCATCGGCCATACCGACAGCACCGGCAGCGACGCGATCAACAACCCGCTGTCGATGAACCGCGCCGTGAGCGCGCGCGACTACCTGGCCTCGCGCGGCGTGGACTACACCCGCATCGCCGTCAACGGTGTGGGTTCGCGCGAGCCGATCGCCGACAACAGCACCGAAGCCGGTCGTGCGCGCAACCGCCGGGTCGAGATCTACCTGGCGGAGCGTGCGGTGTCACAACGCTGA